Proteins from a single region of Rana temporaria chromosome 5, aRanTem1.1, whole genome shotgun sequence:
- the MC4R gene encoding melanocortin receptor 4: protein MNLTHHRHHHHRLHLMHLRNHSYGLHVGANESTEKNHPSGGCYEQLFVKPEVFVILSVVSLLENILVVAAISRNKNLHSPMYFFICSLAVADMLVSVSNGFETVVITLSSHTDKKAHHLIENIDNILDSIICSSLLASICSLLSIAVDRYFTIFYALQYHNIITVKRTFIIITCIWTACSTSGVLFIVYYDSNVVIICLISIIFTMLALMASLYVHMFMLARLHMKRIAVLPRTDTIRQGANMKGAITLTILLGVFVVCWAPFFLHLIFYISCPHNPYCVCFMSHFNVYLILIMCNSVIDPFIYALRSQELRKTFKEIIYCHCMASLCELAGRY from the coding sequence ATGAATTTAACACATCATCGCCATCATCAccacaggctgcatttaatgcacTTGCGAAATCACAGTTATGGTTTGCACGTTGGAGCCAACGAGAGCACTGAAAAGAACCATCCCTCCGGAGGGTGCTATGAGCAACTGTTTGTGAAACCTGAAGTGTTCGTAATTTTGAGCGTTGTAAGCCTACTGGAAAATATTTTGGTGGTGGCAGCTATATCTCGAAACAAGAACCTGCATTCtcctatgtatttttttatctGCAGCTTGGCTGTAGCCGACATGCTTGTGAGTGTATCCAATGGATTTGAGACTGTTGTGATTACTCTGTCCAGCCACACAGATAAGAAGGCACATCACCTTATAGAGAATATTGACAATATACTAGATTCAATCATCTGCAGCTCCCTGCTCGCATCTATATGCAGTCTGTTGTCTATAGCAGTGGACAGGTACTTTACTATTTTCTATGCTCTTCAGTATCACAATATCATTACAGTGAAGCGAACATTTATAATAATCACATGTATTTGGACAGCATGTTCGACATCCGGTGTGTTGTTTATTGTGTATTATGATAGCAATGTGGTCATCATTTGCCTAATCAGTATAATCTTCACTATGCTTGCTCTTATGGCATCTCTGTATGTTCACATGTTCATGCTGGCCAGATTACATATGAAAAGGATTGCAGTTCTACCAAGGACTGACACCATACGCCAAGGAGCCAACATGAAAGGAGCGATCACACTAACTATcttgctgggagtttttgtagtcTGTTGGGCTCCTTTCTTTCTGCATTTAATTTTCTATATTTCTTGCCCCCACAACCCTTATTGTGTATGTTTTATGTCACACTTCAATGTTTATCTTATTCTTATCATGTGCAATTCTGTCATTGATCCTTTTATTTATGCTCTGCGCAGCCAAGAGCTAAGAAAAACCTTCAAGGAAATTATTTATTGCCACTGTATGGCAAGTTTGTGTGAGCTTGCAGGCCGTTATTAA